The DNA segment AGGAAGTGCGCGAGTTGGCCCGCCGGAAATTTTTGCAGCACGTGTTTGAGCGAAATTCGCTCGGCGCTGGCTGCCGTTTCGCCCGGATCGTTGTGGCAAGCGGCGCAATGCAGATGGTCGAAGAGTTGCTTTCCGGCTTCGATTTGTTCGCCGGAGACATCGGGAGGCGTGGAGGCGTTGCCTCCGGTTTTCAGGGAAGCCAGGAAAACTGCCGCGGCCTCCGCATCTTTCAGGGCGTCTGGGCCGTGAAACAGTTTCGGCATTTGCGCCGAAGCCCGCTGGCTCTTGGGATCGAGAATCCACTGCGCCATCCAACGGATGTTTCGGCGGCTGCCGATGCCTTCAAACGCAGGCGCGTCCAGGGCCAGTTCGGGATTCCCTTCCACCGGCTTGCCCGTGTGACATTTGCCGCAACGATGTTCGATGAAGAGCGCCCGGCCCAGGCGCAGGCGCTCGCCTCGCTCCAATTCCTCGTCGCGTTGATGCGAGAGCGCATTGAGCGGAATGGGACCAGGCAATCCGCCTTTCGGGGTCCAGTCCACGCGCAGGAAGGCGTCGCCGCTCGGCGGGCTTCGAAAGGTGGCTGTCAACCAATTGGTGCCCTTGTTCAGCCGGATGAATTTGCCGGGCGATGACGCCGCTCCGGCGCCCGTGGTTTCCAGCACCACAACGCCGTTGACCTCCATTTTGAATTCCCCGTTCAGTTCCGCCTGGAACCGATAATCCGAACGGAGATCGACCGAAACGAACCCGCGCCAGTTGGCGGTGAATCGACCGGGCGGGATGAAGGAGGCCGGTGCCGACTCGGCAGGAACGTAAAGACAGAGGTTCGGCAAGGTGGCGACGTCTCGCGCGCGGGGATCGCTTCCCTCCAGGCTCTCGAAAGATACTCGCAAACCCGGCCGACGATCGGTGGATTTCTGTTCCGCGGCGTCGCTCTGCGGAATGAGCACCGCAACGGCCATGAGAAGCAATCTTTCCACAAGTTGCCGCCGCCGGCGGCCCTCGTAGCGCAGACTTGCAGTCTGCCGTATCGCCGATTTGCAATCGGCGGTGCGCTGAGAAATGCTGGCGGGCACGGTTTGGTCCTGCTCCTTACACGCAATTCTTCCGTTTAGAATCCCAACGGGATTCCGACGCAAAGCCCAGGGCTGCGAGGAACGAGCTACCCGGCTACCCTGGGCAATAAGGGGGAACACGGGATCAACCCCAACGGGGTTGCGTCTTTGGCCGATCGGAGAGGCGCAACCCCTTTGGGGTTGGTTCCTTCTCGTTCGCTTTACCCAGAGTAGCTCGTTCCTCGCAACCCTGGGCTGGAGGACGCAATCCCCTTGAGATTGGCGACCGCCGTCCACGGATTCGTGTAAGGAGCAGGTTTGGTCGGCGCCCCGCAGGATGCAATCCTGCGATACGGCAGATTGAAAATCTGCGCTACGGCACTCCGGCACTCCGGCACTCCGACACCCCGATTCAGCTTCACCAACAGAGCTCATGGTCAGGAGGAAACGTTCGGTTTCACCGTCGCCGTGGCGCCGGTCTCCGCGACGGGTGGCGGGGGTTGGGTTTCTTCAATGAGCCGGACCGCGGCGTCGTAGAGCTGGCGCAACTCCGGTTCGCCTGGTTCATAACGCGCGAACTTCACCAGATCGCAGCGCATGAGAAATTCGCCGAGCGTTTGTTTTTGGTCAAAGGACAGCAGCGCGCTGGTTTGAAGTTCGTCCAGGAATTCCTCGGTCGTGCGCTCCGGCGCTCGGAACTCGAAGCGTTCTTCCAAATAAACACGCACGGCATCGGACACAGCGGTGCAAAATGGACGCGGCTGTCTCATCAAGCCGAGTGCTTCCCGCAATTTTTCCAGCGCGCGTTCGTGAGGCGGAATGACGGCGACAGGCGCCGGTTCGCGCCTCTTCCGCCGCCAGCGCCGCCAAAGCCACGCGCACAGCGCCGCCAGCGCCAACGCGCCGGCCAGCCACCAGAGCCAGGCCCAGGCATTCAGGATCTCGACCGGCGCCTTGATGCCGCGAATGTCATTGGTA comes from the Verrucomicrobiota bacterium genome and includes:
- a CDS encoding c-type cytochrome; translation: MSSVGEAESGCRSAGVPECRSADFQSAVSQDCILRGADQTCSLHESVDGGRQSQGDCVLQPRVARNELLWVKRTRRNQPQRGCASPIGQRRNPVGVDPVFPLIAQGSRVARSSQPWALRRNPVGILNGRIACKEQDQTVPASISQRTADCKSAIRQTASLRYEGRRRRQLVERLLLMAVAVLIPQSDAAEQKSTDRRPGLRVSFESLEGSDPRARDVATLPNLCLYVPAESAPASFIPPGRFTANWRGFVSVDLRSDYRFQAELNGEFKMEVNGVVVLETTGAGAASSPGKFIRLNKGTNWLTATFRSPPSGDAFLRVDWTPKGGLPGPIPLNALSHQRDEELERGERLRLGRALFIEHRCGKCHTGKPVEGNPELALDAPAFEGIGSRRNIRWMAQWILDPKSQRASAQMPKLFHGPDALKDAEAAAVFLASLKTGGNASTPPDVSGEQIEAGKQLFDHLHCAACHNDPGETAASAERISLKHVLQKFPAGQLAHFLKDPAAHYAWSRMPNFKLDDDETRKLAAFLTDRADQSQPNDSASDPATVERGKTLVQTAGCLNCHNLQLENQFAAKPLADLPASRWSQGCLASAPLEKSRAPFFAFTAREREALQDFAAGDRAALARFVPSEFAARQISGLKCQECHGKFDGFPPVEILGGKLKPEWTAAFLAGKVSYKPRPWISGRMPAFPAHAEALAHGLAMLHGYPPKTLPEPPLDAEAAKIGQKLVSADGGFSCIACHAVGKVGANLVFDSAGINLAYAADRLQRSYFTRWLFNPLSIDPSSKMPVYFDEMGKSPLTDVFDGDGAKQIDAIWQYLRLGDKMPPPPGTEPAP